GTGACCGCCACGCCGATGCTGCTGCCCGGCCACGACCAGGGCGGTGCCCAGTTGCTGGCCAAGCTGCGCACGATGGAAAAGCTGATCCGGCACAGCGGCGGCACGCAAGGCCTGCAACTGCGCCCTTCCCCGCCGCTCGCCGAACGCGCGGCACCGGCAAAGCGCACGCTGGTGGCGATAGGCGCGTCGACCGGCGGGCCGGTGGCGGTGGCGCGCATGCTGGCCGGCTGGCAGGCGCCGCCTGATTGCGTGATCGTGGTGGTGCAGCACATCGACGAGAACTTTGCCGACCACTTTGCCAGGTGGCTGGGCGACCAGCTGACGATGCCGGTGCGCCCGATCGAGCATCGCGATTCGTTGATGGGCGGCACCGTGATGATTGCAAAGAGCAATGACCATCTGGTACTGGATGAAAATCACCAACTGGGTTACGATGCGGTGCCGAGGGATTATGCTTACCGGCCTTCGGTCGACGTGTTCTTCCGCTGCGTGGCGCAGCACTGGCGCGAGGATGCCATCGGCATCCTGCTCACCGGCATGGGCCGCGACGGCGGCGAAGGCCTGCTGGCCATGCGCCGCGCAGGCAAGACCACGGTGGCGCAGGACCAGGCCACCAGCGCTGTGTACGGCATGCCGCGGGCGGCTGCCGAACTCGATGCCGCGCAACTGATCCTGCCGCTGGAAAAAATCGGCCCCTTCTTGCGCACCACTACTGGAGGCAA
Above is a window of Pseudoduganella dura DNA encoding:
- the cheB gene encoding chemotaxis-specific protein-glutamate methyltransferase CheB, translating into MKIGIANDMPMAAEALRRVIASTKLHQVLWIARTGLEAVRMCADYRPDLVLMDLNMPELDGVEATRRIMAESPCAILIVTGRPQDSVNKVFRALGAGALDVTATPMLLPGHDQGGAQLLAKLRTMEKLIRHSGGTQGLQLRPSPPLAERAAPAKRTLVAIGASTGGPVAVARMLAGWQAPPDCVIVVVQHIDENFADHFARWLGDQLTMPVRPIEHRDSLMGGTVMIAKSNDHLVLDENHQLGYDAVPRDYAYRPSVDVFFRCVAQHWREDAIGILLTGMGRDGGEGLLAMRRAGKTTVAQDQATSAVYGMPRAAAELDAAQLILPLEKIGPFLRTTTGGKS